The genomic region agaaaaattaagataaatgatttaatttatttaaaataattacgaaaatatttttatcaagtcatgactaaatataattaaaaataattaaatttattataataaatatttttaaaatactttataataattttttttaaattaaaatttgttatcCTTTGAAGATCGATTGCTAATAATTTGACAGGCATGAATCATCCTATTTTAGAATCTGAATCGCTAATAATAAGTTGTGTTCCTTGTTGTTTTCCTCGTTCTTCTTTATTATTCCCCAACAACAATTTTGTTTCCAGGATTAATCGATGAATGACAGACAAAAAAATAGCTCCAGCAAAGTCCGTACTAGCAAAACAAGACACTGATTCCGGTCCGGTCCAGGGGCGAAAAGAAAAGCACAGTGGTTTTATTCACAACTCGTGGAAAAACTCGTTGGCAAAACCCTGAAGAGAAGCGAAAGCCAAAAAGACGAAATAAAAACTAACACCAAGCTTCCTAGCTAGCCTGCGACCAACATTTCCATCTTATCAACTAAGCCCATCAAACTTCTCCCTCATCAAAACCCATAATCATTTCACTGCCCAAGTTCTTGATCACCTTTGGCACTGCCTCAAAGTTCACTCTCTTCTTCTCATCTTCCTCCCCAGCTGGTGCTGCTTCTGCCGAAGGAAGGATCACAGCTTCACGTTGCGCATTGATAACACGTCTCATCCTCTTCTGGGTTACACCAAACGCTGCTGCAAGCTCAGGGCTGCTGAGAGTGTGGAGAAGTGAGTTTGAACCCACAAGGAACTGAGGCCGGTTCTTGCACGATGAGGTAGTGAATCCAAAGAACTCGAAAGGGCCTGCTCGTGATGCTATTTGACAGAAAGCAAAGTATCTTGGCACCCGAAATACATCACCTTCTTTTACCTTGGCGTCCAAGGCTAAGGTTCCATTTGGATACACAATCTGTATTCTACCAGTTCCCCTTAATACAATACCGTACTCGGTTGCTATTGGATTCACATGGGGTGCCAACATTGACCCCTGAAAAGTAAAGGAGAGTCATGAGTCATTGGCAATTGTACAACAACTTCGACCATCATCAGCAGTTTTTCAGCTTGTCCTGTTAAAAAAATCTCTAGCAGCACTTCTTTTACACTTTTGTAAGAAAGAgaacactttttttttagctACTAAAGGTTACATAATTGAGCTAAAGAGTCTAAACAGccacattttttgtttttctttttgcattaAAGAATAGTCTAGTTAAATCAAGCTGCTAAAAATAAGTAGAGATCAAGCTCGAAATTGTTTGTAGCATGCGATAATCCAATTAGAGAAGAGTTTGCTAACTGTAATGCATAGGGTTGAgaagttttgaaattgattacCGCAGTAAGACTGACAAGATAAATGCCGATGCCAGAGTATTTGAGAGGGTTGTCATCGGATCCATCAAGCGCAATGCTCCATCCATAGTTGTTCTTGAAGTCAGGGCTTCTCTTGTAGATGTTGTAACAGTCTGGGGCTTTGTCCTTGATATTTTTGTCTTCGCTTCCGAAAAATGAGTCAAAGAGTTTCCTCCATGACCACTCGGTTGGCTGCTCTTCCTCTTGATTAGGTTCTTCTTGGATCAATTTCTTCAGGTGTTTCAGTCTATCTTGCTCTTGAAGTTGAGAGAATTTTGTCCAAATGCTTGGTGCGCGAGACTCGGTCAGATATACAATTGGCCCCTCCTGCTGCTGGCTCAAAATCCCCGTTAGTTTCGACACTGAGACCTGTAATCATGTTGGTTAGTTCATTGCAGCACTCAATGATCTGCTGGCTATAGAGATGATGTGTTTTGCTTACGTTGAAGGCTGTTGAGAGAGTTTCAGGACCAAAGCCAGCAAGGATAGATGTTGGATAGGTTCCTCCGCCAATAAAGAAAGACTGCATGCAGATACAGAAATCaaaatatatcatttcatATGTTAGTCTTACATTGACAAAAGAAATAGGGAAAAGTGTTGTGATCATGAACTGGTGTAACCCAATAAAAGCTAATTTTAGCAACTTTCAAGCCAAGAAATCCTAGCCTGGAGTTAAATTATGAGTATTGTACCTGGAAAGTACCCAATTGCGAACTTTCAGAGGGATCAATGCTGCAAATGATGTGAAGCCTCTGCCCCTCCCCTGGGTTCAAAATGTAGAATGTTGAACCAGCTGGGATATGATACACGTCTCCGATCTTCATTCGCCTCTCTACCATCTGATCGTTGTAGATGCAGCCTACCCTGGCTTCCCCTGCATCCATTCCAATATCCATCAGCATTTACCTTGCTCCTCACATTGATCTGCTTTACTTCCATAGTGTAATTGAGCAACTGCAGTAATCAGTGTAACAGAAATACAAATGAGAAATTGGCATACCTCTACGAACGAAGAGAATCAAACTGGAGTCAAGATACTGAGGAATAAAAAGAGTTTTAGGCTCCATTGTAATGAACCCAATGTGCAATGGCTTTTCAATAATCCTCCCTCCAAGACTTTTAACCACCCTCATTTCTCCAGCATCAGTTTTCATCACAGGCTTTGAGTCTGGAAACAAGAACCATTCCTCTCCTTTTCCTGCTTCTTCACCCTTCTCTTCCCTCCTTTCTGTTTCTCCTTCTCGCTCCCATTCCTTCTCTCCTTGGTACGCCATTGCCATTGTCACTCCATGGCATACGACAAGTACTAGCAGCAACAAGCTCAGTCCCTTTCCCATTTTTAGCTTTTGCTTTCTTAGCTGACTCTTTGGTTTGATTTGAGTTGGAGTGGCTTATGTagaggagaaagagagaatgcAGGGAGACGCGTGTAATCCATGCATGGTTTGTTGGTTTAGGTGGCAGATTATGGTTTAGACACAGTTGAGATCTGGTGAGAAATATCAGTTCTCTGCTAGACAAAGTCTGTTTGCTTCAATATATGTAAGTATCATGATCCATCTCTTCctctttccttcatttttgtttgtctGTAAGTTccttcttttaatttgttcaTTCCATATTTCCCTTGCATTGATTTTTTCTATGTCTAAGATTTACAATATTGCTTTCACAGTATTGTATTTGCTTATGCACTAGTATTGGAGAGCAAAAGGAGGCCCGAACTGAAAAAAGACAATTATGTTAAGCATGACCTTTTTGCACTAAAATTGCAATTGGCTTGGGGTTCTAAACAAGATAAGCTTATGTGAGTTGTGTCTTTACAGTGAAGTCTTCTTTGTTGGTTGGAAGTACTAACATGGAGCTTTGACCGTGGGCGCTGatctttattttcaatattttttctttccttgggGATTGTTTTTCCACCTTTTAATATGTCAAAGGAAATGGGTCCCTATTTCTTCAAGCCTCTAAGACTAAGCACATCATCTCTTCCTTCTTGGGCTCAAGCCCAGTTAGTAAACACAGGAAAAGGGGCAAATTTCCAATCAGGCCGCTAGAAGGAGGCTAGATACCTAAAGCTCAATCCAAACTCTCAAAAGGAACAATGCTGATTGGTGCTCTCTGGCTGGCTGGGAAGAGGATTGCTTCTCCCTTAACGAAAAATCAAAAGTTGTGAAAACAAGACATGGTCCGAAAAGCAATGAAGTGTggtcttttcttctttccttccggacaaagaaataaaaggtGGCAACTTTGAGAAAAGAGATTCGTGACTGTGACGCTTAAACACAGCTACATCATTTCATGATAGATGCATGGAATTAAAGCCTACTAGAGACCACGCACAGGGGCTCTTTCCACTTGTTTTTTTCtgtcttttttttatctttctttttccttttttgctATGACTTCCATTTGGCTAGAGGAGGAAGCCCCACTTTTACTTCTGCTGAATCTTTTTGCATAACTAAGCCGCTAATAAAATCCCTTTCAAATGCACACTTCCTATATTCAAGCCCAAAGCCTTCCTGTAAAGGCTCCATTACAATACTAACGGCAACGCCTACATTTCAGGTCTAACTTCTAAGCCTTGCTTCCATGCAACGCAAACAAatctataataataatattaaaaagcCAAATCAAACTGCAAAAAACTGAAGCAACCACCCCATTAGGCGGGCGGTTGTTTGTTCCCAACGGTCGTTTCCCCGCAAAAAACTCATCAAATCGAAAATGGCTGAGTCACCTCCCAACCCCCAAGAACTAAACATTCCCAACATCCCAGTCGAGTTCGTGAGTGAAGAAGAGATGGCTCTGATCGAAGCGGCTTGCGCAGCAGCTCATTCCTCTCTCTCCTCCTCGTCggtttcttcttcaatttgtTCACCGTCTCGCTTGCCAAGCAAGATGAGGTCGATCCAATCGATTTCCCTCTTGTCTAAACGAGGCTTAAACGGTTCTAGGGAGCCGGATATAGAAGATTCCTGCAATTTAAGAAGTACCCAGAAGAGGAGCAGAGTGGCTCAACCCTTTTTGCTTCGGTTTAGAAGGGATACGGGATTGTCTGTTACTGATCTTACCGCCGCGGTatggcaatttttttttcaaggcTTTTAGATTATGGGTTTGGTttgcttttaaaatttaattttcgtttttgaatttgaagacACGCGGCATTAGTATAAACTTGCGTTTCAATTGAAATCTTCGTAGGACTGGTGTGAGAAGCAACTGGAATTTGCCCTCCACTTTGGCAAACGAAAAATCAATAAAGCTATGAAAGCTGGTCGGGCTCGCCATTTGAAACTTGAAGAAGAGGTTCTCTTTTTAAACAccagaattttcaaatttcctttAAATATGACTGCTTTTTACATGTTTTCCCGATTACTTGTCAGGTTCTCTTAATGCAATTATCTGACACTGGTTGTGTTTCTTTGCAGGTTGTTAAGAAAGTAAAAGTTCGTGTTCAATCAGTTGAAGATACCTGGGCTataaagtttattaatttCGTAACTGGTGCTACCCAATTATTGTTTGAAGGACTTACACGAGAGCTACCGCTGTAAGTTTAACTGTTTGTCTATATCTCCAAAATCGGAATACATCTGTGTCTCCTCATGGTTAAGATAACTCTCAGCCACTACATGGCAGTGAGTTATACAATCATTTTATGCATGAAAGAGTAACAGGGTGTGCTTGAGCTCTAGGTTTTTACATCTTTCATACAAGGTTTGACTAATTGATTTTAACAGAAGCGGTTGTTTAGAACTTCTGAAGAATCTGTTTTTAGATCCATATTTCAAGATTGCCATATCTTAATTAGCAGTTTTTCTCATCGGGCATCTAGATCAACCTTTGTAGAACTAAGATTAGATATCAGAATAGCTATTTTATGAAGTTTGGCTACAGATTATGTTTTAATTACTGTTCTTGCATTTAAACCTTCAGGATAGGTCTTTCTTTTCCCAAATAATTCTTCAGGATTTTACAAATTTATGTGGAAATGAAGAAATGAAAGAGAAGTTTACTGAACGCTACATTTTGGGATTTGGACAGCAAATGGTGCCGGTGAAatgttttagtttattaaagTTTTTGTTGTTCAAAAATTGGTTAAAATGACgtttaaaataattgtttgTTAACCTGTTTTAGGTCAGTGGTAGTTGTTTAATTTGCCCGTCAAGTAATTCTTTCtcctttgatgtaaattagagctatggattttcattttaatttccCTGCTGATGGACTGTGATGTAATATAACATCAGAATAGGTTTTGTGGAAGGTGTATGGTTGGTAGGAGTTATTGATGAGATCAGAATGTCTGAGAAAGGCAGTGGTAGAAACCCAATATTAGTAGACACAAAGACTCGGGTACGAGACTCTCTCCCTAGTAAACCACAAAGGAGAAATGGAAGGTATGCATATTTTACTGGCTTCTGTTTTAATGCAACTACTATGAAGATTTGGAATCTTTCTCATGGCTAGCCTTTAGCTCTTTTAGTCTATTATCCACTTTATATTGCTTGTACCAAATTTGGCAAGATTTCATGAATCAAAACGTTATTTTGTGTCAGGTTTCAATTAATGTGCTACAAATATTTGTGGGACACCTTGGTTGCTGATAGCTTCCCTTCCAGAcagtttttcaatttcttttcattgaaCCCTAACTATATATTATCTGAAGACATCAGAGAGAAAACTGCTAATTCAGGTTTTCCAACTAAGGTAACTTCATATGtatatgttttttaatttatttgttccATTCAATCTGGGATAGTCAGGGTATTTACAGTGTGTGATGTGTACGATCACTTTTATTCCCTAAAATATGCAATActtatattcaattttttttcctggAGTCGTGTTCATTGGTGGGGATGGGTTAATCTGCTGCCTATTCAATAAATGTCATGATTTTGTGCATCATGGTGAGAGTTGAAACATAGATTTAAGACTACCAAGATAACTAATAGTATTAGTTTAATACCTTCAAGGTTTCAACTCTTgctcaaatatatttttcctcTTCAATGGCTGTGCAGACCCTTGATG from Theobroma cacao cultivar B97-61/B2 chromosome 9, Criollo_cocoa_genome_V2, whole genome shotgun sequence harbors:
- the LOC18590092 gene encoding vicilin-like seed storage protein At2g28490, producing MGKGLSLLLLVLVVCHGVTMAMAYQGEKEWEREGETERREEKGEEAGKGEEWFLFPDSKPVMKTDAGEMRVVKSLGGRIIEKPLHIGFITMEPKTLFIPQYLDSSLILFVRRGEARVGCIYNDQMVERRMKIGDVYHIPAGSTFYILNPGEGQRLHIICSIDPSESSQLGTFQSFFIGGGTYPTSILAGFGPETLSTAFNVSVSKLTGILSQQQEGPIVYLTESRAPSIWTKFSQLQEQDRLKHLKKLIQEEPNQEEEQPTEWSWRKLFDSFFGSEDKNIKDKAPDCYNIYKRSPDFKNNYGWSIALDGSDDNPLKYSGIGIYLVSLTAGSMLAPHVNPIATEYGIVLRGTGRIQIVYPNGTLALDAKVKEGDVFRVPRYFAFCQIASRAGPFEFFGFTTSSCKNRPQFLVGSNSLLHTLSSPELAAAFGVTQKRMRRVINAQREAVILPSAEAAPAGEEDEKKRVNFEAVPKVIKNLGSEMIMGFDEGEV
- the LOC18590093 gene encoding exonuclease V, chloroplastic; protein product: MAESPPNPQELNIPNIPVEFVSEEEMALIEAACAAAHSSLSSSSVSSSICSPSRLPSKMRSIQSISLLSKRGLNGSREPDIEDSCNLRSTQKRSRVAQPFLLRFRRDTGLSVTDLTAADWCEKQLEFALHFGKRKINKAMKAGRARHLKLEEEVVKKVKVRVQSVEDTWAIKFINFVTGATQLLFEGLTRELPLIGFVEGVWLVGVIDEIRMSEKGSGRNPILVDTKTRVRDSLPSKPQRRNGRFQLMCYKYLWDTLVADSFPSRQFFNFFSLNPNYILSEDIREKTANSGFPTKTLDDIVGYYRNTCSMLPPSQDQLLLRYELQKDQSVLGEDQFAYDPDWLKKQIQGSLEFWLGEREASYTPEEERWKCRYCQFASVCPGNPTPNSSRGSTSSDTSQSFELEQNTDLAP